The genomic window TAGCATCACTTCCCTGCTTGGCCAATCTTGCTCATTGTCCAGACTCAGTGTAGGGACCACCCACCCTTGGAGGCTTTCCTGAAACTTGGTGCTCCAGGGAGATGCAGCTGCAATTCAGCTGGGAACTGTGCTCAGAACACCGTTGGACTGAGTCTCGGTTGGGTGTGTGTCTGTTTCCTTCACTAGGCTCTCGTCTTACTAAAAGCGAGCTTCTAGTCATCTGAATGTCTGGACCAAGAAGGCCTAGCATGGCTTCCGTATGCTGTGTCCACTTCCAGCCATTGCTTTGCAAGTGCTCACTCAGAGCCTCTGATGTGGAAGTGGCCTGAGGGGACTTGAGGGGTGGTGCCGCACATCATCTCAGCACAAGGAAAAGCTCTACAGTGCGCATGAACCCTCCTCACCTATGACCCTGGCAGAGTGCGGGACTTGGTGTTCCCAGAGCTCACAGGTACTAGACCTTTGATCTTTAAGGAGGACCCATTCCAAGGGCTTTATGAATCCCCAAATCCAAGAAtgacaaagaatatatatatacatacacatatataagtacatgttataatatatatacacatatatatgttataatatatataatatattatatataaatatatatataaaagaatatatatacacacacatgtatttttatatatatatatatacacgtatatatatacacacacatatataaatacatgtgtgtgtatatatatatatacacatattttgagacagagtcttctctgttgcctaggctggagtgcagcagcatgatctcagctcaccgcaacctcctcctcccgggttcaagcaattctcctgcctcagcctcccgagtagctgggataacaggtgcatgccaccatgctcactcagctaaattttgtgtttttagtgcaaatggggtttcaccgtattggccaggctggtctcgaactcctgacctcaagtgatctgcccgcctcagcctccaaaagtgctgagattacaggtgtgagccaccatgcctggccaaaaaaagaatatatttaaattctttacaaaatagtttttaaaactctCTAAATGTGTCTCCTTCAAAGTTGTAATAAACCTTTCACTATAACACTAAAGTCACATATGAAACTATTAACATAACATTCTCTATTAAAATGAACTTCTAAGAATGAGCCTTGTCATGACAATTAACTTCCTCTGGGCAGCCGTTTCACCATGAGCTTGCAACGTCTCCAGCTAAGATGCAACCAGCACTTGGGAGCACTTGCCCCTCTAGCCTTTCCACAGAAGGTATTCAgtacatttctcagaaaaaaaaaaaaaggtggtttaTAGCAATTATGGATGTTCAGGGTCCTTGGCCACAGCTGAAACACAAACAGTCAACCCCAGTGCCCTAGCCGGCCACCAAGTTCTCTGTTGTAGTAGCCACCAGCCCCCTGTACTGCTGGGCACTTGCAGTGTGGCTGGGAGACTTAGGAACTGAGACTTTAATCAGTTAAGATGTAAACAACCACAGTGGTTAACGGCTACTGTGTTGGGCTCTGGAGATGTATAACAATCTCATCACCCCAGGATCCTCTGTTAGACAGCACGGGTGTACTGCATTTGATTCATAAGAACACTGCCTGCATGTAATCCAGACCAATACATTTTGCAAGGATGTTTCAGAAGAAGAGAGATTCCTTCTATATTGGGGGAGATGGTCTTTGTCAGCCCAGGAAGGAGGTGTGGCTCTGCTTTGCTGGGGACCCTGCCCTGGGCTGGTGGAGCACGTACCGGTGTAGATGCCCAGCAGGGTGTAGACCAGCTGCTGGGAGGGCCTCTGGGTGCTGTTGGTGGTTGCGGTGGCCATCAGGCAGTCACTGGCCCCACAGGACATGAGCTGCTCTTCTGGGAGGGCCTCTGTGAAGTCAGAGCAGATGGGAGGCATGAGATGACCGCAAATATGATGAGATGTAGGTTCTTGAGGAATGAAAGTGACGGTGGAAAGGATGGACACCTGCAGGGAGGCATCACTACAGGTCACGTGGAAAGACCCAGTGTGTCAAAATAGATTTACCCCTAAGCACATGACCCTAGACTCCATTTaagacactttgggaggtggaaaaTCCTATTAGTGTTCCGCAAAGATTCAGGGAAGAATAAACTTGGAAAAGTGCTGCTTACCTGTTATACTACTTTTCTGacacaattaaaatttttcaagttttcaaaactagtcaaaaagaaaaaagtacatgaGATTGGGTGCCATGAATGCTGGATTCTCTTTCAGATTTATCCGTTACCAACTCCATGACTTCGGACAGGTGATTTCacaacttttctgtttttgaaaactAATGTTAGTTCTGTGATCTCTTAAAAGAATAGAATTTGAATTAGAATTTTACCTTGGCTGGGAGTCTGGCCAAATACCAGCGATGAGATCAAGTTGCCCCACACACCAGATGACTGGAATATGAGGAAGAAGATGCCGAAATACTGGTTCACCACGTCTTTGCCGTGCTTTCCCGCCTTCTTTGCATGTGTGTTTCCCATGATCGTGAGGTATGTGCTCTGCGCAGACCACAGCGGGGCGGCCCCGAGCCCTAGCAGTATGGAGGTGGGGATCAAAGTGTACCTGTGGGTAAAAGGCCGACCCACAGCACCGCCTGTGACAGGAGACACAAGCTCATTGCACCCATGTCCCTGCGGTTCTTTAGTCTTTCTGGGAGAAGGAAATGCCGCCTGGTCCATTGCAAGCATGGTAATGGGTATTgctggttggatggatggattcaCCATTAGACTCAGATAAATGAGCAAAATCAGTGCATTTTCCAGCTCAGATTGATTTGCAAAAGTGAAATTGAAGGCCAGTGAGGCTCCTTGTATTGGATGCAACCACAAACAACAAGATGAGGAGAACAAAGAAGGCCGAGGGACAGCCTCAGTTAAAAAGACCAAGTGACCGGCTCAGGCCTTGGTGGCAGGGTGCTGTGTGAGACTCTGCAGCTACCGGGAAGAAGGACATGCAGCCGTCATCAGCAGCATGTCCTGGGTCACAACCAGCGTCCCTGGAAGATGCTCCATGGCTGTGTTCCTGGGGCCTGGGGTGCAGTCCAAAGCCCTCAGAGCTCGGTCTCTGTGGTCCAAGTCACCAGGGAGCAGGGTGACCTCCCATCCCTGTGACCTGCCCTGGCCATACCCACTTCCTAATGGTGGGCAAGGTGCAGCTTTTGGTCCATTGGTGACATCTGCCTAGGTGCCCACGAGACTCACCCTCTGCATTGGAGTTAGAGTCCCCTGTGTTACTGGAACCCTCGCCCAGCCAGGGGAGCTGAGGATCAGAACAGatcccagggagaggccagcatCAGGGATTGGAAGGAGGAGATGGAAGCAGTGGGGGGCACAGAGGAGCCTTGGTGAGAAAACAGTAAGGAAGCCCAGCACCGTCTGTTACCAAAGCGAGGTGGGGGTGCGGGGGCAGCAGAGCTCCTTTTAAAATGCCTGCAGTGAACAGTAATCAGGCGCAAATGCAAGTCGTGTGCAGAGTGAACGTCCCTAGCGTGGGGAACGGCCAGGGTGGagtgggcagggggtgggggctgcGTACCAGCTGGCGAAAAAGTTGCCCACGGAGAAGGCCACGTAGCCACACATGGAGAGGATGATGGTCCCCTTGCAGCCCAGCCTCTCAATGAGGAGCGGTGGGAGGAACATGGAAGACAGGAGCATGCCTCCATAGAGGGTGCTGAGCGCTGTCACACCCAGGCCCTCCTCGCTGTACAGGCTGCTCTGTGGGAACAAAGCCAGCCCTGTCAGAGCACGGGATGGACACAGTGGGATGAGGCACCAGCAGGTCCTCagtgtcccccaggctagaggcCGCCACAGCTCCCAGGAACCGCCAGCCACAGGCTTGCTGCCCTGGGAGCCTCCTCTGCAGCTGGTGGGAGGAAAGTACAGGTGAATTTGGAATAAAGCAGTTAGTGTGTCTAAACATCAGGGAGGGAAGGCCCGGCACCCCTGTGAGTGCTTGTGCTGAGGCTGGATGGCTGTGAGAGCTGCTCACACCTCTGTGGACGCCTGCCTGAATCTCAGCTGAGAACAGGACAGTGTGGCAGGACGGGGCTGGAGACTCTGCCAGAATCGGTCTGTGAGGGGCCTGCATGCTCCCGGGGAATGGAAGGGGTCCTTCAGCCCATGGGGAGGCCCCAAGGATATGAAGCAAGTGAGTGTGCATGAATGATTTCTCCCTTCAACAAATATCCATCGCCCACCTCTGAGTGCCTGTCACTGTCTGAGGTTCGAGGATGGACCAGAGACGTGGCCCTTGTGTCCTGGAAACTGCAGGCTGCTGCCACTGGTGGAGATGACATGGgcaggcacacgctgccatgaGGGTGCTGGGTGCCCCACCCCAACCCTGGCttcagggcagggtggggaggaggtgacCTCCAAGATGAGAGCTGAATGAGAACTTGGAGGCCTGCAGCCAGAAAGGGTGAGAGGAGGTGGCAGCTGCAGGGGAGGTGCCACAAAAGAGCATCCTTGGTCCTTGGATGAGGGGACCTAGTCCAGACCAGGGTGAGGACTCATGAGAACTCTCTGGAATGAGGCCCTGTCTTCTCACTGGGGCTGCTGAGCTCTGAGGAGGGAGTCTGGGGATGCATGTGCCTTGTTGGGGCCTGAGAGCGAAGCCAACCGCGTGGAAGCCTTGGGGTTCTTGGAGAGAGGTGGGTTGAGCTCCTAGGCATGCTGGGGCACAGTCATTCCTGAGTCACTTCTATCTGAACACTCTGTGTTGCTCACGCCAGTCCTGACTAGCAGAGACAGCTGTCCCGGAGAGCATGACGTAAAGAGCTCAAAGTATAGAGAGACCATGTTGTCAAAGTTCACAGTTTTGCTTAGAGTAAGCTTGGAATCTATAAGGTCTAGTGATATTTGATAAATTCACATGGCTGCCCCTAACCACAAAGCCAAGGGCATGCAATCATATTCACAATGACTTTTCCTGTGTCTCCTTTTAACCACCCAAAGGCAAAGAATGTCCCAACAAATCACGATCCCAAGACCCCTGCTGTCCAGAGCTCTCCAAGAGCAACGCACACTTCATTGTTGTCCAATCCTATTGAGATGAGAGTGGGAACTGCTCACTGGAGGACTGCATCTGAGAACCACTGTTTGTTTTAGAGGATTTGGTGTGCAGTGAAAAAGAAACACCAGGTGAATTAGATTTTTCAAATTTCCAATTCATTATTGTCTGTGACCATGGGGATTCTTGGAGGCCAAGAAGTTCAGGTAACTTGACTGGACACATACCTGCAGGCTCTGCAGACCTCCATAGGCTGTAAAGAGAAGCAGGAACCCAAAGGAAACAACAAGGACGTTCCTTAGACTTCTGTCCATCATGCTGGCTGAAAACATCAATCATCAGTGGGCAAGTAAATGTGTAGCTCCCTAAAAGAAACCAATTGAGGAACAGGAAAAACAGTCAGTACCAAGAAGTCCCATTCTCTCTTTCATCTGAGCTAGAGGAGAATGTTAGAGGTGTGTTAGTCATTAAGCCTGTCACTCGTTAATGAACTTGGTTATCACTGACCCCATGAAGCACAAGGGAGCGCTGCTACTCATTCACCTTCTCTGTGATCTGCAACATCCACTTTCTATGGGGCAAAAGATCATGACTCTTACCAGCCTCTAGGTAATGGTGCTTTTTTCCTGTTAAATTCTAACAGACATGGTCCAGATGGTAAAGTGATACATTTCACTTTTTATACATGTATAGAATAGATAGAACATTTCACAGTACAAGAAACTGTCAGAAATTGTCAGTGGTGCAGAATGTGAACTTCAGTCTTAAAGAACAAGGCATAAATGTCAACTTCAAGATACATAGTTCAACTTCTGAAGAAGTGCTAATGTGATTATAAGATCCTGGGGCCAAAGTCTTCGTATTGCAAAGACTGTATGGTTTCACAACACCGTACGGCaattattaaaagacaaaaaacttaCATGAggataagggaggagaccacccctcataccATCTtgtgcccaatttctgcctccaaagaaagaagtaaaacctaaaggcagaaatgaaatccacaggcagacagcccggcgccacatcctgggcctggtagttaaagattgacccctgacctaattggttatgttatctatagattacaggcATTGCATAGAAaggcactgtgaaaatccctatcctgctttgttccgatctaattaccagtgcatgcagcccccagtcacgtatcCCCTGtttgctcaatcaatcacaaccctctcacacgcacccccttagagttgtgagctcttaaaagggacaggaattgctcatccgaggagctcggctcttgagacagaagtcttgccgatgcccccggctgaataaaccccttccttctttaactcagtgtccgaggagttttgtctgtggcttgtcctgctacatttcttggttccctgactgggAAGCGAGGTGAATGGCAGATGGTAGAGGCAGCTcaagcctgccctgtggaacatccctgcgggggactccgACCAGCCCAAGTGACACGGATCCTGAGAGTGCTCCCCGCTAGGCATTTGCCCCAGTGGGACGCCtcgccagagcagtgtgtggcaggcccccatggaggatcaacgcagtgtctgaacaccgggaaggaacACACATttggagtctggacatctaaaacttggtaagactagtctttgaaacttgcccactccatttgagtggaagcgtggcctgatcacccacagcgtgcctttattggcacttgggttttggttttgacttggtttgaattgcttgacaggattgggcttgggaacttgcccactccatttgagtggaagcgtggcctgatcacccatggtgtgcctgtactggcactttggtttttgtttttgacttgacttggattgcttgatactttggttttggttttgacctggtttggatttcttgatactctgattttggttttgattttggtttggtgtaaactaCAAAAGTGTGTGTGCACCCTTtttacccattctttgttttgtggtgtgcatgtggtgtAAGCGTGGTGTTTTGTCTAGAGGAAACATGGgtgaggcacaaagtaagcccaccccactaggaactatgttgaaaattttcaaaaaaaggatttaagggagactatggagtactatgacaccaggaaaacttaaaacgttgtgtaagatagactggccagcattagaggtaggttggccattagaaggaagcctggacaggtcccttgtttcaaagaTATGGCACGaggtaacctgtaagccagggaACCCAGACCAGCTTGTTTTAGATCCCCTGCCCCTAACACACGGTGGTTGAGAGATCAGCAGCGTAAGCGGCcagcagaggcaaggaaagaccagcagagagagagaaaggaaagagacagaggaaaagaggcaaagagagagagagacgaagagacagagaggaagagacagacaaagagggagtcaaggagagagagagagagaaagacagaggcagagagagagaggaagagacagaggcaaaaggaaagtcaaagagagagagacaaagtcaaaaagagaaagaaagagagagagagagatacacaagtagttaagaaaaaaaaaagtgtaccctattcctttaaaagccattATACCAATTCTAAATTGGAAAAAACAAGGTCTTATGAATAGCAAaggataattaaaatcccaaacttacaaggttttcaac from Macaca fascicularis isolate 582-1 chromosome 4, T2T-MFA8v1.1 includes these protein-coding regions:
- the UNC93A gene encoding protein unc-93 homolog A isoform X5, which codes for MFSASMMDRSLRNVLVVSFGFLLLFTAYGGLQSLQSSLYSEEGLGVTALSTLYGGMLLSSMFLPPLLIERLGCKGTIILSMCGYVAFSVGNFFASWYTLIPTSILLGLGAAPLWSAQSTYLTIMGNTHAKKAGKHGKDVVNQYFGIFFLIFQSSGVWGNLISSLVFGQTPSQEALPEEQLMSCGASDCLMATATTNSTQRPSQQLVYTLLGIYTGSGVLAVLMIAAFLKPIRDVQRESEGEKKSPPFWSTLLSTFKLYRDKRLCLLILLPLYSGLQQGFLSSEYTRSYVTCALGIQFVGYVMICFSATNALCSVLYGKVSQYTGRAVLYVLGTVTHLSCMIALLLWRPGADQLAVFFVFSGLWGVADAVWQTQNNVETGFQLDHVHLLTL